The Atlantibacter hermannii genomic interval CCACCATCAGCCCGTGGAAGTGAATGCGGAAGATCCGCTGTTTATCCTTTATACCTCTGGCTCCACCGGCAAACCCAAAGGTGTGTTGCATACCACTGGCGGTTACCTGGTGTATGCCGCGACCCACGTTTAAATACGTCTTTGACTACCAACCGGGCGACATTTACTGGTGTACAGCGGATGTGGGCTGGGTAACCGGCCACAGCTATTTACTGTACGGCCCGCTGGCCTGCGGCGCCACCACGCTGATGTTTGAGGGCGTGCCAAACTGGCCGACGCCGAACCGCATGGCTCAGGTCATTGATAAGCATAAAGTTACTATCCTTTATACCGCACCAACGGCAATCCGCGCCCTGATGGCGGAAGGCGATAAGGCGATTGAAGGTACTGACCGCTCATCGCTGCGCATTCTGGGTTCCGTGGGCGAGCCGATCAACCCGGAAGCCTGGGAGTGGTACTGGAAGAAAATCGGCAACGAGAAATGCCCGGTGGTCGATACCTGGTGGCAAACCGAAACCGGTGGATTCATGATCACACCGCTGCCTGGCGCCACCGAACTGAAAGCCGGATCGGCAACCCGCCCGTTCTTCGGCGTTCAGCCGGCGCTGGTCGATAATGAAGGCCAGCCGCTGTCGGGCGCAACTGAAGGCAACCTGGTTATTACCGATTCCTGGCCAGGTCAGGCGCGTACGCTGTTTGGCGACCATGAGCGCTTCGAGCAAACCTATTTCTCGACCTTCAAGAATATGTACTTCAGCGGCGACGGCGCACGTCGTGATGAAGACGGGTATTACTGGATCACCGGTCGCGTGGATGACGTGCTGAACGTATCCGGGCACCGACTGGGCACTGCGGAAATCGAATCGGCGCTGGTCTCGCATCCTAAAATTGCCGAGGCTGCCGTGGTGGGCATTCCGCACAACATCAAAGGCCAGGCGATTTATGCCTATGTAACGCTTAACCACGGCGAAGAGCCCACGGCGCAACTCTATACCGAAGTGCGTAACTGGGTGCGTAAAGAGATTGGCCCACTGGCGACGCCGGATATTCTGCACTGGACCGATTCGCTGCCGAAAACCCGCTCCGGCAAAATCATGCGTCGCATTCTGCGCAAGATCGCGGCGGGGGATACCAGCAACTTCGGCGATACCTCAACCCTCGCCGATCCAGGCGTAGTGGAAAAACTGCTTGAAGAAAAGCAGGCTATCACTATGCCGTCATAGCGCCTCACCCTAACCTTCCCCCCGACCGGGGGGAAGGAAACTATAACAACCTGTACCCTACCCCTTCCCTGAATTTCCTGCTGCGGCCAGCACGCTGCGGCGCGAAAAACACGGGGGAACACCTCTGGAGACTCTGTGATGAATGATCCAATTTATCAACGGATAGAAGGTAATGCGCATTTCAGGGAGTTAGTCGAAAAACGGCAACGGTTTGCCACCATTTTATCCCTTATCGTCCTGGTAATTTACGTGAGCTTTATTCTGCTCATCGCCTTTGCGCCCGGCTGGCTGGGTACCCCCCTGCATCCCGGCACTAGCGTCACACGCGGGATCCCCATTGGCGTAGGCGTCATCCTGATTTCCTTTATTTTGACGGGTGTGTATGTCTGGCGGGCAAACAGTGAATTTGACCGTCTCAATAGAGCCGTGATGCAAGAGGTGAAGGCATTATGAAACGTTTGCATTCTTTTATGGGAATGGCGCTGTTGGGGTTGTCCACCCACACGCTGGCCGCCGATGCGCTAACCGGCGACGTTCAACGCCAGCCGACCAACTGGCAAGCCATTATTATGTTTATCGTTTTCGTGGCCTTCACGCTGGGTATCACCTACTGGGCGTCGAAACGTACCCGCACCCGTAGCGATTACTATACGGCGGGCGGCAACATTACCGGTTTCCAGAACGGCCTGGCGATTGCGGGCGACTATATGTCGGCGGCCTCCTTTCTGGGGATTTCGGCGCTGGTGTTCACCTCCGGTTACGATGGATTGATTTACTCGCTGGGCTTCCTGGTGGGCTGGCCGATTATTCTGTTTCTGATCGCCGAGCGTTTACGTAATCTCGGTAAATATACCTTTGCTGATGTGGCCTCTTATCGCCTGAAGCAGGGCCCAATCCGGGTACTGTCGGCGTGCGGCTCGCTGGTGGTGGTTGCGCTGTACCTGATCGCGCAAATGGTGGGCGCAGGTAAACTGATCCAGCTCTTGTTCGGCCTGAACTACCATATCGCGGTTGTGCTGGTTGGCGTTCTGATGGTGATGTACGTGCTGTTCGGCGGCATGCTCGCCACCACTTGGGTGCAGATCATCAAAGCAGTGTTGCTGCTGTTTGGTGCCAGCTTTATGGCCTTTATGGTCATGAAACACGTAGGCTTCAGCTTCAATAACCTGTTTAGCGAAGCCATGGCGGTTCACCCGAAAGGGGCGGCGATCATGAGCCCTGGCGGGCTGGTGAAAGACCCGATTTCCGCGCTGTCTCTGGGCTCGGCCTGATGTTCGGTACCGCAGGTCTACCGCATATCCTGATGCGTTTCTTCACGGTTAGTGATGCCCGCGAAGCGCGTAAGAGCGTGTTCTACGCCACCGGCTTTATGGGTTACTTCTACATTCTGACCTTTATTATCGGTTTCGGCGCAATCATGTTAGTGGGCGCAAACCCGATATTTAAAGACGCCACCGGCGCACTGATTGGCGGCAATAACATGGCCGCAGTCCATCTGGCTAACGCGGTGGGCGGCAACCTGTTCCTGGGCTTTATTTCGGCAGTGGCCTTCGCCACGATCCTGGCGGTCGTCGCAGGCTTAACCCTTGCCGGGGCATCGGCGGTATCGCACGATCTGTATGCTAACGTGTTCCGTAAGGGCGCAACCGAACGCGACGAATTGCGCGTCTCGAAAATCACGGTACTGGTGCTTGGCGTGATCGCCATCCTGCTGGGTATCCTGTTTGAGAAGCAGAATATCGCCTTCATGGTGGGCCTGGCGTTCTCTATCGCAGCCAGCTGTAACTTCCCTATCATTCTGCTGTCGATGTACTGGTCAAAACTGACCACGCGCGGCGCGATGATTGGCGGCTGGCTGGGCCTTTTAACGGCAGTGATTCTGATGATCCTCGGCCCAACGATTTGGGTACAGGTTCTCGGCCATGCCGCACCGGTCTTCCCGTATGAATACCCGGCGCTGTTCTCGATTCTGGTCGCGTTCGTGGGGATTTGGGTGTTCTCGATTACCGATAACAGTGCCGAAGGCAATCTGGAACGCGAGAAATTCCGTGCGCAGTTTATCCGTTCCCAGACCGGGATCGGTATTGAACAAGGGCGGGCGCACTAATCGTCTGACCGTATAAAGGGAGCCGCAAGGCTCCCTTTTTTCATCTACCGTTAATATCCTGTTCGCCTCATTCCAGCCGCTTGATTTTCCTCCCATTCAGCTGTCCAAAAATACACTACACTCGAAAAAAACAGCCGAAGGCCCCCTCTGATGGACATCAAAACGCTGCGTTATTTTGTGGAAGTAGTCAGACAGCAAAACTTTACCCGCGCGGCGCAAAACTTGTATGTCACGCAGCCGACCATCAGCAAAATGCTGCGGAACCTGGAGGAGGAACTGGGGTGTACGCTGCTGATCCGCGATGGACGTAAACTGCTGCTGACCGATACTGGCCGGGTGGTGTATGAACGGGGGATCGCCATTCTGGCCGAGTTTCGCCAGCTGGAAGACGAGCTCAGCGATATTCGCCATCTTGATAAAGGGACGCTCCGTCTGGGCATTCCGCCGATGGTGGGCATGCTTATGGCGGGGCCGATTGGGTTATACCGTCAACGCTACCCCGGCGTGGAGTTGAAAATCTCCGAGTTCGGCAGCCTGACGGTGCAACAGGCGGTGATAAATGGCGAACTGGATATGGCAATTACCGCGCTGCCGGTGGAAGACGAACATCAGTTCGCTACTCTGCCGTTATTCAGCCACCCGCTCTACGTACTGGCTCCCCGCTCCGGCGAATGGGTACAACGCGAGTATGTGGAGCCGCAGGAGCTCTCCAGCCATCCTCTTTTGATTTATAACGAAGACTTTTCCCTGAGCCGCCAGTTGATGCAACTCTTCGCAGCCCGGGGAATGAATCCGCATATCGCGGTACGCAGCGGCCAGTGGGATTTTTTGGCGGCGATGGTACAGGCTGGGGTCGGGATTGCCATTCTACCGGAGCCCATCTGCCGTAAACTGGATAAGACGCTGTTAACCTGGATACCCCTGCGCAGTCCGTTGCGCTGGGAATTAGCCCTGATTTGGCGCGAGGGCATCTATCTTTCCCACAGCGCCCAGGCGTGGTTGAGCTGTTGTAAATCATACTGGCCAGCCGCTACTGGCCAGTCGGCTTAATGTGTTTCGATGAGTAAAGCTTCCAGCAGATCGAGCTCGTGCAGCAATTTTTGCAGCGTGTCGTTGCTGATTTGCTGCGTCGCACGCAAATGATAGAGCTCCGCCCGTTCCGATCGCAGCGCCGCCAGACGGAACCGTCGCTCCAGATTCTCTTCCAGCGCGCTGTTTTCTGCATCGCTGCGTCCGTCAGCCCGACGGCGTAAATTACCGATGACCCGCGCGCTCACCTCTTTGAGCAATTGCGTATCGATGTTTTCATTCACATCCGCCGCCATGCGCTCCTCTTTTTTCTGAATGGTGACAATCGCCAC includes:
- the acs_2 gene encoding acetyl-coenzyme A synthetase; amino-acid sequence: MPRPTFKYVFDYQPGDIYWCTADVGWVTGHSYLLYGPLACGATTLMFEGVPNWPTPNRMAQVIDKHKVTILYTAPTAIRALMAEGDKAIEGTDRSSLRILGSVGEPINPEAWEWYWKKIGNEKCPVVDTWWQTETGGFMITPLPGATELKAGSATRPFFGVQPALVDNEGQPLSGATEGNLVITDSWPGQARTLFGDHERFEQTYFSTFKNMYFSGDGARRDEDGYYWITGRVDDVLNVSGHRLGTAEIESALVSHPKIAEAAVVGIPHNIKGQAIYAYVTLNHGEEPTAQLYTEVRNWVRKEIGPLATPDILHWTDSLPKTRSGKIMRRILRKIAAGDTSNFGDTSTLADPGVVEKLLEEKQAITMPS
- the yjcH gene encoding inner membrane protein YjcH, with product MNDPIYQRIEGNAHFRELVEKRQRFATILSLIVLVIYVSFILLIAFAPGWLGTPLHPGTSVTRGIPIGVGVILISFILTGVYVWRANSEFDRLNRAVMQEVKAL
- the actP_1 gene encoding cation/acetate symporter produces the protein MKRLHSFMGMALLGLSTHTLAADALTGDVQRQPTNWQAIIMFIVFVAFTLGITYWASKRTRTRSDYYTAGGNITGFQNGLAIAGDYMSAASFLGISALVFTSGYDGLIYSLGFLVGWPIILFLIAERLRNLGKYTFADVASYRLKQGPIRVLSACGSLVVVALYLIAQMVGAGKLIQLLFGLNYHIAVVLVGVLMVMYVLFGGMLATTWVQIIKAVLLLFGASFMAFMVMKHVGFSFNNLFSEAMAVHPKGAAIMSPGGLVKDPISALSLGSA
- the actP_2 gene encoding cation/acetate symporter ActP, with translation MFGTAGLPHILMRFFTVSDAREARKSVFYATGFMGYFYILTFIIGFGAIMLVGANPIFKDATGALIGGNNMAAVHLANAVGGNLFLGFISAVAFATILAVVAGLTLAGASAVSHDLYANVFRKGATERDELRVSKITVLVLGVIAILLGILFEKQNIAFMVGLAFSIAASCNFPIILLSMYWSKLTTRGAMIGGWLGLLTAVILMILGPTIWVQVLGHAAPVFPYEYPALFSILVAFVGIWVFSITDNSAEGNLEREKFRAQFIRSQTGIGIEQGRAH
- the oxyR_1 gene encoding putative transcriptional regulator, whose amino-acid sequence is MDIKTLRYFVEVVRQQNFTRAAQNLYVTQPTISKMLRNLEEELGCTLLIRDGRKLLLTDTGRVVYERGIAILAEFRQLEDELSDIRHLDKGTLRLGIPPMVGMLMAGPIGLYRQRYPGVELKISEFGSLTVQQAVINGELDMAITALPVEDEHQFATLPLFSHPLYVLAPRSGEWVQREYVEPQELSSHPLLIYNEDFSLSRQLMQLFAARGMNPHIAVRSGQWDFLAAMVQAGVGIAILPEPICRKLDKTLLTWIPLRSPLRWELALIWREGIYLSHSAQAWLSCCKSYWPAATGQSA